The following coding sequences are from one Collimonas arenae window:
- a CDS encoding SDR family NAD(P)-dependent oxidoreductase, producing the protein MINKYAYHSQTRPPADAVALVTDAAGTVGSAIARALARQGWRLALHFQDKNEPAALSALLRECQAIGAQAATIRCTLTDEAEIRALLPRITAALGNVTCIVNNASHIESDSPATFSAAALARHMQGNLAAPVLLAQALHAATSKIDGAQGVVINLLDQKLFNPQPDFLSYTLSKAALHSATTLLAQAFAPQVRVVGIAPALAAAGTPETGLALQPADSAMLNDIAATVCFVAVSSAITGSTLLVDGGHHLYPHPRDKATAHGQPGRPSHPH; encoded by the coding sequence TTGATCAACAAGTATGCGTACCATAGCCAAACCCGCCCCCCTGCCGATGCAGTTGCCCTTGTCACCGACGCCGCCGGCACGGTCGGCAGTGCCATTGCGCGCGCGCTGGCGCGGCAGGGCTGGCGGCTGGCGCTGCACTTTCAGGATAAAAACGAGCCGGCGGCCTTGTCGGCTCTATTGCGGGAATGCCAGGCTATCGGTGCGCAGGCCGCCACCATTCGCTGCACACTGACCGATGAAGCAGAGATCCGGGCACTGCTGCCGCGCATTACTGCCGCGCTCGGCAATGTGACCTGCATCGTCAACAACGCCAGCCATATCGAAAGCGACAGCCCCGCGACCTTCTCTGCGGCAGCCCTGGCCCGCCACATGCAGGGAAATCTCGCCGCACCGGTGTTGCTGGCGCAGGCGCTGCATGCCGCCACCAGCAAGATCGACGGCGCGCAAGGCGTAGTCATCAACCTGCTCGACCAAAAACTGTTCAATCCACAGCCGGATTTTTTGTCGTATACGCTGTCGAAGGCCGCGTTGCACAGCGCTACCACCTTGCTGGCGCAGGCTTTTGCGCCGCAGGTGCGAGTAGTCGGAATTGCGCCGGCGCTGGCCGCCGCTGGCACGCCCGAAACCGGCCTGGCGTTGCAGCCGGCGGATTCTGCGATGCTGAACGACATTGCGGCGACGGTCTGTTTTGTCGCCGTCTCCTCCGCCATTACCGGCAGCACGCTGCTGGTCGATGGCGGTCACCATTTGTATCCTCACCCTCGGGACAAGGCGACCGCTCATGGCCAACCCGGTCGCCCTTCCCATCCTCACTGA
- a CDS encoding class I SAM-dependent methyltransferase, whose protein sequence is MQLQLPEASIEAQRASRLLHNLIATEIRRQDGWISFARYMELLLYAPDLGYYSGGAEKLGKDGDFTTAPEITPLFGATLAHLATELLDSTPALQPQILEFGAGSGQLAHDILTELTSGAQSARMPQAYYIVELSAELRARQQQKLRDFPQVQWLDRLPEAFSGVVLGNEVLDAMPVELVVRGADGWLQRGVGLTEAATADDDGQFVYMDRPADPSLIAQIPDAESLTVGHLTEVHPVAIGFMRSLAAMLKAGQGGVAIFLDYGFPAAEYYLQQRDQGTLMCHYRHHAHPDPFYLPGLQDVTAHVDFTAMAVAALDNGLDLLGYTSQAAFLLEAGIGQLLLRTPPENALQYLPQANAMQKLVSPAEMGELFKVLVVGIGAELPERFSRHDRSHRL, encoded by the coding sequence ATGCAACTGCAATTACCCGAAGCTTCTATCGAAGCGCAGCGCGCGTCGCGCCTGCTGCACAATCTGATCGCCACTGAAATCCGCCGGCAAGATGGCTGGATTTCATTCGCACGTTATATGGAACTGCTGCTGTACGCGCCGGATCTCGGTTATTACAGTGGCGGCGCGGAAAAATTGGGCAAAGACGGTGATTTTACAACCGCGCCCGAAATTACGCCGCTTTTTGGCGCAACTTTGGCGCATTTGGCAACAGAATTGCTCGATTCCACGCCCGCGCTGCAGCCGCAGATACTCGAATTCGGCGCCGGCAGCGGCCAACTGGCCCACGATATCCTGACCGAACTAACTAGTGGCGCTCAGTCGGCACGCATGCCGCAGGCGTATTACATTGTCGAGCTGTCGGCCGAATTGCGTGCGCGCCAGCAACAAAAATTGCGCGATTTCCCACAAGTACAATGGCTGGATCGCCTGCCGGAGGCATTCTCCGGCGTGGTGCTCGGTAACGAAGTGCTCGATGCGATGCCGGTTGAGCTGGTAGTGCGCGGCGCCGACGGCTGGCTGCAACGCGGAGTCGGCCTGACTGAAGCCGCAACTGCGGACGATGATGGTCAGTTTGTCTATATGGACCGTCCCGCCGATCCATCACTGATCGCGCAAATTCCCGATGCCGAATCGCTCACGGTCGGCCACCTGACCGAGGTCCATCCGGTCGCTATCGGCTTCATGCGTTCGCTGGCAGCGATGCTGAAAGCCGGGCAGGGCGGCGTGGCGATATTTCTCGACTATGGTTTTCCGGCCGCAGAATATTATCTGCAGCAACGCGATCAAGGCACCTTGATGTGCCATTACCGGCACCATGCTCATCCCGATCCGTTTTATCTGCCGGGTTTGCAGGATGTTACCGCCCACGTTGATTTCACCGCGATGGCGGTGGCGGCGCTGGATAATGGACTGGACCTGCTGGGCTACACCAGCCAGGCCGCATTCCTGCTGGAGGCCGGTATTGGTCAGTTGTTGCTGCGCACGCCGCCGGAAAACGCGTTGCAATACCTACCCCAAGCCAACGCCATGCAAAAGCTGGTGTCGCCAGCCGAAATGGGGGAGTTGTTCAAGGTGTTGGTGGTCGGCATCGGCGCCGAGTTGCCTGAGCGGTTTTCCAGGCATGATCGTAGCCACCGGCTATGA
- a CDS encoding DUF2905 domain-containing protein, with the protein MIRWMLVIFIAVIVFSSALPWLEKLGLGRLPGDLRFTLFGKKFSLPFASTVLLSTVLFLLVRLL; encoded by the coding sequence ATGATCCGTTGGATGCTGGTGATTTTTATCGCCGTTATCGTCTTTTCCAGCGCTTTGCCGTGGCTGGAAAAGCTCGGACTTGGTCGTCTTCCCGGCGATCTGCGATTCACGCTGTTCGGCAAGAAATTCTCCCTGCCGTTTGCCTCAACTGTGTTGCTGTCGACGGTGTTGTTCCTGCTCGTCCGGCTGTTGTAG
- the kefC gene encoding glutathione-regulated potassium-efflux system protein KefC has translation MEQNLLFNALIYLAAAVAAVPIAKRFGLGAVLGYLLAGMAIGPWGLRLIDNVEDILHFSEFGVVLLLFLIGLELDPKRLWSLRRQIFGWGTAQVATVSLALFGAAAAFGVDWKTALIAALGMSLSSTAIALATINERKLNTTTAGSAGFAILLFQDIAAIPMIALVPVLGVAVGHGSNQGWVGAAKVVAVIATLIVGGRYLVRPLMRVIARTGLREIFTAFALLLVIAIGLLMQSVGMSMALGSFLAGVLLADSEYRHALETDLEPFKGLLLGLFFIAVGMSVDFGLLLTKPWLILGLVAGFLVIKFAVLYLLSKAFKIARSQQFLFAALLSQGGEFAFVVFGAAATARVFSEETSSILVVVVALSMVTTPLLLVLYDKVIAPYFLAAQKRPDDEIEENENPVIIAGFGRFGQIIGRLLHANKIGLTVLDHDPDQIELLRKFGFKVFYGDATRMDLMRAAGIAKARLLVVALDDIEGSLKLVAAVRRIAPDLPIIARARNVTHYFDLMDLGVTVIERETFESALQLGRQALRAMGFGAYRARQAAMKFRAHNLQTLHDMYPHQKDQQKIVSIAKKAREELEEMFAHDRILREDAPASGWDDEVLPQDSPIKEDKEQA, from the coding sequence ATGGAACAAAATCTTTTATTCAATGCATTGATCTATCTTGCGGCCGCGGTGGCTGCGGTGCCGATTGCCAAGCGATTCGGACTGGGCGCGGTGCTCGGTTACCTGCTGGCCGGCATGGCGATCGGACCGTGGGGATTGCGATTGATCGACAATGTCGAGGACATCCTGCATTTTTCTGAATTCGGCGTTGTGCTGCTGCTGTTCCTGATCGGCCTGGAGCTCGATCCAAAGCGGTTGTGGTCGCTGCGGCGCCAGATTTTCGGCTGGGGTACGGCGCAGGTGGCGACCGTCTCGTTGGCGCTGTTCGGCGCTGCCGCGGCGTTTGGTGTCGACTGGAAGACCGCCTTGATCGCCGCGCTTGGCATGTCACTGTCGTCCACCGCAATCGCACTGGCGACCATCAACGAACGCAAGCTGAACACCACCACCGCCGGTTCGGCGGGCTTTGCCATCTTGCTGTTCCAGGACATTGCAGCGATTCCCATGATTGCGCTGGTGCCGGTTCTGGGTGTCGCTGTCGGCCATGGCAGCAACCAAGGCTGGGTCGGCGCTGCCAAGGTGGTGGCGGTAATTGCCACGCTGATCGTTGGCGGACGCTACCTGGTTCGGCCGCTGATGCGCGTGATTGCGCGTACCGGCTTACGCGAAATCTTCACCGCCTTTGCGCTGCTGCTGGTGATCGCGATCGGCTTGCTGATGCAGTCAGTCGGCATGTCGATGGCGTTGGGTAGCTTCCTGGCAGGCGTGCTGCTGGCCGACTCCGAGTACCGACACGCGCTGGAAACCGATTTGGAACCGTTCAAGGGCCTGTTGTTGGGATTGTTCTTCATCGCGGTCGGCATGTCGGTCGATTTCGGCCTGCTACTGACCAAACCCTGGCTGATCCTGGGGTTGGTGGCCGGCTTCCTGGTGATCAAATTCGCAGTGTTGTACCTGCTCAGCAAGGCCTTCAAGATCGCACGCTCACAGCAGTTCCTGTTTGCGGCGCTGCTGTCGCAAGGCGGCGAGTTCGCGTTCGTGGTGTTCGGTGCGGCAGCCACCGCCCGCGTGTTTTCGGAAGAGACGTCGTCGATCCTGGTGGTCGTGGTGGCGCTGTCGATGGTCACCACGCCGCTGCTGCTGGTGCTGTACGACAAGGTCATCGCCCCCTATTTCCTGGCGGCGCAAAAACGTCCGGACGACGAGATTGAAGAGAACGAGAACCCGGTCATCATTGCCGGCTTCGGCCGCTTTGGCCAGATCATCGGTCGCCTGCTGCACGCCAACAAGATCGGCCTCACCGTGCTCGACCATGACCCCGACCAGATCGAGCTGTTGCGCAAGTTCGGCTTCAAGGTGTTTTACGGCGACGCCACCCGGATGGACCTGATGCGCGCTGCCGGCATTGCCAAGGCGCGCCTGCTGGTAGTCGCGCTGGACGATATCGAGGGCAGCCTGAAACTGGTGGCTGCGGTGCGCAGGATTGCTCCCGACCTGCCGATCATCGCACGAGCCCGCAACGTCACGCATTACTTTGACCTGATGGACCTGGGCGTTACCGTGATTGAGCGCGAAACCTTCGAATCGGCCTTGCAGCTCGGACGCCAGGCCTTGCGCGCGATGGGTTTCGGCGCCTACCGGGCGCGCCAGGCGGCGATGAAGTTCCGCGCGCATAATCTGCAAACCCTGCATGACATGTATCCGCATCAGAAAGACCAGCAAAAGATCGTATCGATTGCCAAGAAGGCGCGTGAAGAGCTGGAAGAAATGTTTGCGCACGACCGCATCTTGCGCGAGGATGCGCCAGCCAGCGGCTGGGACGATGAAGTGTTGCCGCAGGATTCACCGATTAAAGAAGACAAGGAACAAGCATGA
- a CDS encoding NAD(P)H-dependent oxidoreductase — MGRLGADAGLGLWPGGTALHGKDFWLVATTGGSDRSYQADGHNLFPFAAFLPPFQQTAQLCGMRWLPPHMLFGAHQVSQKTLAAHIETYRKRLANYPNWPELLSTDALAPTPTAIPDKLADQPG; from the coding sequence GTGGGTCGACTCGGTGCTGACGCCGGGCTGGGCCTATGGCCCGGTGGCACCGCCTTGCATGGCAAAGATTTCTGGCTGGTGGCCACCACTGGCGGCTCGGACCGTTCCTACCAGGCCGATGGGCACAATCTGTTCCCCTTTGCCGCCTTCTTGCCGCCGTTCCAGCAGACCGCGCAGTTATGCGGCATGCGCTGGCTACCGCCACATATGCTTTTTGGCGCACACCAGGTTAGCCAGAAGACCCTGGCGGCGCACATCGAGACCTATCGCAAGCGCCTGGCGAATTATCCAAACTGGCCGGAGTTGTTGAGTACCGACGCCCTTGCGCCGACACCAACCGCCATCCCAGACAAACTCGCAGATCAACCCGGTTAG